In Emys orbicularis isolate rEmyOrb1 chromosome 12, rEmyOrb1.hap1, whole genome shotgun sequence, one genomic interval encodes:
- the LOC135886145 gene encoding olfactory receptor 10A4-like — protein MVNTEWGNQTSISEFILLGFGNLLELQLLLFLLFLVIYMVTMAGNILIVTLVVTDQHLHTPMYFFLGNLSCLETCYSSAILPRMLASLLTGDRTISFRICIIQYYFFGFLLGVECCLLSVTSYDRYLAICKPLHYATRMNGRLCLQLAAGSWINGLLVSSTMTSLMSQLSFCGPNEVDHFLCDFTPVKKLSCSDTSLMDIVAFLMAAIFTLPPFLLMLTSYICIITTILRVPSTTGRQKAFSTCSSHLIVVTTFYGTLMIVYMLPDTDTLRVLNKVFSIFYTVLTPMVNPLIYSPRNKEVKEALRRAINAFLTLTGIETGVKFKGLCTWGKSPAWGMQIAIGEEWWISAE, from the coding sequence ATGGTGAACACAGAATGGGGAAATCAAACATCCATCtcagaattcatcctcctgggatttggAAATCTTCTAGAACTGCAgcttcttctcttcctgctgtttctagtgatttacatggtgaccatggctgggaacatCCTCATTGTTACACTAGTTGtgactgatcagcaccttcacacccccatgtacttcttcctgggtaacttgtcctgcttggagacctgctacagctccgccatcctgcccaggatgctggccagtctcctgactggggacagaaccatctCATTCAGAATTTGCATCATCCAATAttatttctttggttttctgTTAGGTGTTGAGTGTTGCCTCTTGTCTGTGACGTCTTACgatcggtatttagcgatatgcAAACCTCTGCATTATGCAACCCGCATGAATGGCAggctctgcctccagctagcaGCTGGGTCTTGGATAAATGGGCTTCTGGTTAGTAGCACAATGACATCCTTGATGTCACAGTTATCTTTTTGTGGCCCCAATGAAGTTGACCATTTTTTGTGTGATTTCACCCCAGTAAAAAAACTGTCCTGCAGCGACACCAGCCTGATGGACATTGTAGCTTTCCTTATGGCTGCAATATtcaccctgcccccatttctaTTGATGCTGACATCCTACATTTGCATTATCACCACCATCCTGAGAGtcccttccaccaccgggaggcagaaggccttttccacctgctcctctcacctcattgtggtgacaaCTTTCTATGGGACACTGATGATTGTCTACATGCTCCCAGACACCGACACACTAAGGGTCCTTAACAAAGTGTTCTCCATCTTCTACACTGTTCTGACTCCCATGGttaaccccctcatctacagcccgAGGAACAAAGAGGTCAAGGAGGCACTGAGAAGAGCCATCAATGCCTTTTTAACATTGACAGGAATTGAGACAGGAGTCAAATTCAAGGGCTTGTGTACATGGGGAAAAAGCCCGGCATGGGGAATGCAAATAGCTATTGGTGAGGAATGGTGGATCAGTGCAGAATAG